TCTGGCACAAAACTTTATTAGGTAGCCCATGTCCATTTTTAAGTCTGCATTTTAGTCTACAACTGTGCACTCTTAAAATCCACAATCATGTATATATACAGCGACACACTCCCATCCTGCTACATTATTTTTTTAGGAGCATCTCTATCTCAATAAAATAGAATATTCTATATCATATAACCACGAAAACACTGTCAAGTGAATAGTGCTACAGCGTGCAATCTCTCAGGAGTGCCCTTTATCAGGGGAACATGACCATGACCAGTCTTTACAGAATAAACCTTCACTAAGCTCTCCAGTCTCTGAGTTACTGTTTAACAACAGCCAAGCAATCGCTATTTTAATCCTCATATCCTCCTCCGACAGATGATGTTGAAGCCAGAGTTTATAAATAGAACTCTGTTATGAACTCGTTCAACGCTCTTCAAAATCATAAAAGGAGCTTGACTATTCAAATATGCAGCAGACAATATTAAACAAAGGCAAGAACAAgattatatatagatatatatttatttttgaatctttttcaaatgtattataatTTGGTCTGGCATGCACATTGGCATGCTAAAGACTCCCTAGTGACAGACAGCCTCCctaacactctctctacactattTCTATTCATGGTGTGAGGCTCCTTCCGTTCCTGGTCGAGTGCTCTCCTGCCGTGTTAAGGCAGGGCTTACACAGCCAAATCTAACAGGAACCAACAACTGTTTCTGCCCCAGCTAACAGCACAGAGCCTGCCCTAAACTCCACCACATGGCATATcctcacacggacacacacagtacacacacacacagacacgccacAGAGCCTGGTGTTCTGGACCATAGTCCAAGATTAGACCACCATAATTACAATGAGTCCAACACTTTCATTTGAGTGTTGCTAGCTTTTTTATCTTAAATTCCCACAACGTACCAGGAGCTTGGAGATCTAGGACTGTACAGCAGTCAGAACATTCTCCTCGGACAGTAATCCAGACTCTGgtatgtacacacgcacacattactTCTCTCCTTCCCGGGCGATGACGTCCGTGAAAAGAATAACATTCACAGATGTGCTGGTTCTTTGCCACAGcagagtggagaggaagaggagaggaagagaggccgTGCCCTTCCCACATTCCAGGCAGGCAGCAGGGATAGGAACGTGGATGGGAGTGTGGATGAGAAAGCCATCCCTGCCAGGCCATGTGAACCACTCAGAGCCCCAGTGCTGGCCTCGATCTGAACTCAGCCATGCATGCCTGAGCACCCTCCCGCAGCGATGTGAAGAGACATGATCTGCCCCTCATGACCCGTGCTGTGCCGTAGGCCTGGCAAGACGCGGCTTATATAACCTATATAGGGGCTAAAAGCAGCTCTGGGGCAGTGGGCCGTTTTCCATATAACCATAATCATCACGCCACTTATTTTCATCTTACATAAATATACATTCATTGGCCTTTCTGGAGATTCATTCCCAATGCAAATGTTGTGCAAATGCACTGACGCAGATGCACATGACTGTATAAATACTCAGCATTACATCGTTGCCCATTAGAATATGATATATTTCTGGATAGAAGAGGACAGGAACTGCAGTCACTAAACGGCAGGCAGGGATATTTTAGGCTGGGAAGTGAGAACAAGTGAGCCCCCCTGGCGTGGTGCGAGTTAATAGTGTGATGCTGCGGACTTGTTTTTTGGCTGCTGCTCTGCCATCAGAGATCTAAGTGGAAGAGGGAGGTACTCAACAGCCTaaagcctgcctgcctctccctctcagcctcctcACTCATCCTGCACGCCTGTCTGATTCTCCAACATGagccacagacagacaaaaagagagatGGACCGGCAGACATGCGTATGATCAGTGAATAACTGCCCTTATTGATTGTGTTTAAGCAACAACAGTCCTTACCTGCTCATAGTTTAGCCGCTGGGCTTCAGAGATCTCTTTCGGCTTGGCATCGAGGATGTAGTCTCCTGCAGGGgagcgagagcgagggagagaggaagcaACATCAGAAGACCTGGGGATACAGGCTAATTAAAGCAACCATAGACACACaggggagctgagagagaaaatATAATCAGGGTAGAGCCCTACCCGCTCACCAGTGACATCACAAGGCTTACGGACCGCCTGCTTACGTCAATCCCATGTGAAGAGGTGATATTATCTACTACGTTCTGATTCCATAATAAGTGTCTAATCCTCAGTGAGAAGCGGGATGTTGAGTGTTAAGCGCTGGCCAGCTGTTTTTCCAGGAAGGGCTCGGCCAGGCATGCAGGGTCAGTCGAGCCCTGGCCAGTGGGGAGCCGCTAGAGAGGTGTTAAGGGCTTAGTGTAGGACCTAGGAAGAGCAGCCACTAGGGCAGGCAGGGAGAGCCTTGTAAAGTCAGTCAACCACCACAGAAACTGAAAGCCCTGTGGTGCTAATCACAGTGCACCTGTCATCCATCCATTAACATCGCACCCAACTCCACCCTCCCCTCTGAGCAACACACAGCGGCAGTGTCCAGCTGTCGAAAACATACCCTCTCGCAAGATATTTGATGTTACAAGATGATTCTGTGAGACTTATATCTGGAAACCAAAAAAATAGGCCTACTTTTCCTCATAATCCAACGATTGCTTTCTTACTTTAACAAAGTGGGCCAGTGGTCAGTGTATTTGAGAGCCCTGGAGCTACTCTGATTCAATCTCCATTTCCTCTCCTCAGACACAGGCTTCCTCAGCCCTGGCCATGAATGCACCCAGCTGAGGCCAGTCAACTGACTGACATTTCTATGCCCTGGGAAACCCCCGGCCATCCCCCCCTTACCTCCCTCCGCCTGCCCCGTTCCCTGCCAGCTGACTGTAGACGGTGCCCTCCCTGCCCGGGCCTCTACTGCTGCTGTTGATGATTCACTGGCATGCTCCACAGAGTACTAAATCCCAACATCGACCAGCAGCCTCTAATACAACATACATCTCCTTCACTTCTGCCCTTATGGGCCTCACAGTAGTTATTAATACAGCGTCTGAATCAGCCCACGTTAAATGGGGCTCTTTGTGAGCAGCACTTTTTCACAAGCTATTATTTTTTTGTCTGGGCATGAAACAGTAACTGTGCGTAATGAAGTGCAATGGTGAGGCTAGGAGACAGGCCTATCTGCCTGTTCCTGGACATTACACAAGATGAAcggtttgaccagggcccaaaccATTCACTATGAGCTCTCAGCCACTAGCTGGAGTAAAGACAAAGCCGTCTCCACAAACACAGAGCCGCAATTTATGGGCACTTGTGAAAGAAGAGTAGAGACGACTCAGAGGCATATCTGGGATGATACGCGCACACAGCCTGCATAACGCAGTTAAAGGTCGGCAATGTACAGAAGAGGGATGGCTACAACCATGAGCATTCCTCCGAGGAAATATACCACGACACAGTCGGAAAAACAGGAGTTGCGTGAAATGAAAACGCTGTGCTTCATTACTGCTTGTCACCTGTGATTTGCAGAAGGGTTGAAGTGCTCACTGAGTCAGGGTGCTCAAAAGAGACAGGGAATGTTTTTACACTGAGAACCAGGAATCAAccatgggtatctgtaggagcaGATAAGCAAAGtgtagagaggcagacagagggagcAATCAGGTGATTCCATCAGGGGCACAATGGGGGAGAGGGCCCTGAGTGGTTGGGAGAGGGGGTAAAGACCTCTCTGTGGCTTCTCACTGGTATTGAACATAGAGCTATGGGATTGGAGTGAGTACTGTGTTCCATCAGACCCACACACTAGGCTACCTCTAAAATATCTAAAGATGGGCAACTATGTCGCTCAATGTGCTAATGTTTTGGGTCAGTCTGAATGGTCTCCTCTCTCAGAGTTTCATGTCAGTTGACCAGCAGGGTAGTTTACAGTTTCTTGCTTTCCTCCTCTCTTATAAAAAAAGTATTTGGAGAAGGTCAAATTAGATTTGCCTGGTCATAACGTAGTCTGATAATGAAATGCACACACTGTAGATGATACTTTTTCTTCCAGCAAAATTAACCAAACTCCAATTGGAATTGAATTGCATGCATTAATCAGTCACGGACACCAAGCGCTATGGACTCAGAGGCAGATTCTGTGGGGAGGAAACATAAGGCTATCCCATTAACAGAGTTCAACAACAGACAATTACTAATTCTAAATGTTATTTTCCTAGCCCATGCATCCAAAAAAAGTCACATCTAACCAAAAGGTAACAATGTTATTGCTTACAATCATTATTACCCCTGGTACAAAACACACTAATGAGAAGTCAAGTCAACATTTGCGTTAGACCTAATGAAAAATACTTGAAGAGAAGCGGCAAACTGAGAAATCTAAAGAACATTCCCATGACTGACATCAAAAATATATTTCCTGACAATGAAGAATCATCCCTCTGTTTCCCAATCACATTTTGCTGTTATATTCTATCTTGGTAGCTAACTAACTAATCTGTCCCCCAATGAAGCACTACAGTGTAAACTGTAATTAAACCATGGTGAGAAATATCCTTACCCATAAATTAACGACAGTCTGTGTCTTGGCCCATAATGACTAATACAGATTAAATCAAAACCAGTTGAATCTGCTAATCACATGCAGAATGTAGGACAATGTAGCACAAACAGTCAGGAGTCTTTGGTACAAACTGACCTCTATACCGAACCCCCAAATGATCATATGAAAGTAAACAACTCCCATGGCATGACTAATGTGGATACATTTCAGGACTTCTGGCATCTCTCAGAACACAGCAGCTGGTGACTCCATTTCTCTTATAGTTAGAGTTGTTATTGACGCCTAACAGTCATTATATGATGCATTTAGCTAGAACACACTCAAAAATGGTACACTAGTCATAGCACCAGTCAAAGAATTATAGCGCTTGTAAAATTGAAGCCAAACTGACCAATGCCATGAAAAGAGGGCTTGGCTATAGTAACAGTGATTTTTTTTCTCTATAGCTTAGATGAGAATGCCTTTTGTAACAGGACACCCCTGGTTCTACATCATAACAGCACCCAGCTATGGAGGGAGGCAGTGGGGTCAGCGTGCCACGCATTGAGAAAGAACACAGCTCCTGTTTCCCTGACGTTAGCAGGGCTTGGTCCACAGGGATTCTTCAGTCCTCCTGGTCAATCTATACTGGACCTTACCACCTGACCTCACATGGGTATTAGCGATGTGTGGTTGAGCTGTTTGTTCATCCGCAGCCtcccgcaattgctaataactcATCCGCAAGCGCTGATGAAAAAACAAAAGCCCTCACCCGACCCACAAACATAGAAAAAGCATTGTACAGTCTGAGATGGAAAACATTTTTGACGGGCATTTTTAGGTAGGCCTGcttataatttccaacattttggtaggctatgttattcaacttgtctataattagatacaggCAACTTCTCTTCTGTAATTACTTCTTatcctagaagactaaataaacctttgctcaccagaataatgttaGAAATCAACAGTATTAATGTTTTAACATTAACAAAAATATGTacggtgttggtcccatgtttcatgagctgaaataaaagatcccagaaatgttccatacgcacaaaaagcttacttcCCTAAAATGAGTTTATTTCCccgttagtgagaatttctcccttgccgagataatccatccaccagacaggtgtggcatatcaagaagctaaagaaatggcatgatcattacgcaggtgaaccttgtgcgggggacaataaaaggccactctaaaatgtacagttttgtcacataacacaatgccacagtgtgcaattggcatgctgacttaagcgatatccaccagagctgttgccagagaatgtaatgttaattttctctatcataagccgctaccaacattgttttagagaatttggcagtacgtccaaccggcctcacaaccgcacaccacgtgtaaccacgccagcccaggacctccacatctggcttcttcacctgcgggatcatctgaggccAGCCAtgcggacagctgatgaaactgaggagtatttatttctgtaataaagctgttttatggggaaaaactcatactgattggctgggcctggctcccctgtgggcctgccctcccaggcccacccatggctgcacaccctgcccagtcatgtgaaatccatagattagggcctaatgaattaatttcaattgaacgatttccttatatgaactgtaactcagtaaaatcattgaaattgttgcatgttgtgtttatatttttgttcagtatagttgaaaTTGTTAAGGTGTGTTTTCTTTCCGCtttcatctctgcttctctcacACAGCAAATACGCTTAGGGACCAAGGAGAAAATTGAATAACTTTTTAAAAAAGATGAACGATTTGACatgcaaaatgtccaaatgacatcagtttcACCGGTTAGGGAAATTAAAAGCTGTTAAAACGACACGTGTTTGATAAGATCTCAGTTCGTCTTGTCAGTtcgcatattttatgtggtttaAATAATAAGATAATCATAATAATAAGGTGATGGCTTCCATTTGTCCTATTTTAcacttttatgatgctgataaagattaTAGATGGTCCCTAACCGTGCattcattctctcaagatgctgaaagaaatgaATAATATTTCTCCACTTCTGTTCAACTTTCAAAATGTATATTTGGTGTATAATTtcactgcaagaaatgcttaattctgctaGAGTTATATTAGGcgatgtgagaggttatagacctacagtcagtccAGAtttcatttaacccatctgaacagtacagTTCCCTTGATGTGCCATTTTGAATTCCCCGTCTTGAGACTGTTGAATCATCACACATGACAGAACTGCCATCCTCCTTTTTTACTACATTTTCCCCAAACATCAACGCTCCATTTCACAGCTTTTCTACTATTGAATTAAACTCcgacattgtcctttttgcctcaGTGGAACGATTTTAACTTTTTCTGCCCAAGTACCCAAATGCATTTGGCAATTGGAGTGTATTTAGGGTAGTTAGGCTACACACTAACGCTAGATAGAAATAATGAAAGGAAAACCTCAATGTAGTCTATAGATATGAATTGCACAAGAATTATACCTTTATAGATTTTTTTAtgcattgttttctctttattcaacccgccGGCACTTCATCCATACAATATTTTATGACCCTAAACCCAGGCTCCAGGCTTATCACTAATGGGTATACAAGTCCATATGCACTCTTCTGAGGGCAGGTCCAGCAGATAGGTTACAACCAGAATGCGTATAATGACCCAGGTAGAGTATTGAATTTATTAAAGAATCTTCCAAAATACTGTAAATCCAATTCATTTattgggtgcgttcgtaaattcaacctggcaatctactccgatttcaaagCACTCTAGTTTGAAAGTGTAAAGTATAATTGAGGAATTTACGAACGCACTAAACTCGGTTGTTAGGACAGTTGTAAATAAACATTGGCTAAAACTTTTTATTAAATTCTTGACAGTGACACAGATGAAGTCACTAACCCTCCTGATAACATGAAAAcactaaccagctctgctagggcgagtaaaatgttCAGAGGGAGGTGCCCTCTTATTTGTGTCTGGAagaagctagcaagctagccaactttagtaATTTATCTTGGGTGCTTCGCTGCGGTTCTGAACTCAGAAtgcttggatcaaccctactcgTCAGTCAAAGTGTagaatctgacaacgctctgaatttacaaacggcccagagaacactgacactctagagtgaatttacaaacgcacccATTGTATTCACTGGCTAAAAATTAAGTGGAGGTTTCGTTTATTTAGAAGGAAAACTCAGGTAATAATGGCATATGGGTGATTTCACAGCAGCTATGCAATTACTGTGTGCCATTGCTTaaacactgtgaagtccatggagaacaagagcacctcctcccagctgcccactgcactgaggctaggtaacacggtcaccaccgataaatccatgattatcgaaaacttcaacaagcatttctcaacggctggccatgccttccgcctggctactccaacctcagccaacagctccgcccccccgcagctactcgcccaagcctctccaggttctcctttacccaaatccagatagcagatgttctgaaagagctgcaaaacctggacccgtacagatcagctgggcttgacaatctggaccctctattcctgaaactatccgccgccattgtcgcaacccctattaccagcctgttcaacctctctttcatatcgtctgagatccccaaggattggaaagctgccgcagtcatccccctcttcaaagggggagacaccctggacccaaactgttacagacctatatccatcctgccctgcctatctaaggtcttcgaaagccaagtcaacaaacaggtcactgaccatctcgaatcccaccgtaccttctccgctgtgaaatctggtttccgagccggtcacgggtgcacctcagccacactcaaggtactaaacgatatcataaccgccattgataaaagacagtactgtgcagccgtcttcatcgaccttgccaaggctttcgactctgtcaatcaccatattcttatcggcagactcagtagcctcggtttttcggatgactgccttgcctggttcaccaattactttgcagacagagttcagtgtgtcaaatcagagggcatgctttccggtcctctggcagtctatatgggggtgccacagggttcaattctcgggccgactcttttctctgtatatatcaatgatgttgctcttgctgcgggcgattccctgatccacctctacgcagacgacaccattctatatacttccggcccgtccttggacactgtgctatctaacctccaaacgagcttcaatgccatacaacactccttccatggcctccaactgctcttaaacgctagtaaaaccaaatgcatgcttttcaaccgatcgctgcctgcacccacatgcccgactagcatcaccaccctggatggttccgaccttgaatatgtggacatctataagtacctaggtgtctggctagactgtaaactctccttccagactcatatcaaacatctccaatcgaaaatcaaatcaagagtcggctttctattccgcaacaaagcctccttcactcacgccgccaaacttaccctagtaaaactgactatcctaccgatcctcgactttggcgacgtcatctacaaaattgcttccaacactctactcagcaaactggatgcagtttatcacagtgccatccgctttgtcactaaagcaccttataccacccaccactgcgacttgtatgctctagtcggctggccctcgctacatactcgtcgccagacccactggctccaggtcatctacaagtccatgctaggtaaagctccgccttatctcagttcactggtcacgatggcaatacccatccgtagcacgcgctccagcaggtgtatctcactgatcatccctaaagccaacacctcatttggccgcctttcgttccagtactctgctgcctgtgactggaacgaattgcaaaaaatcgctgaagttggagacttttatctccctcaccaacttcaaacatctgctatctgagcagctaaccgatcgctgcagctgtacatagtctattggtaaatagtccacccattttcacctacctcatccccatactgtttttatttatttacttttctgctcttttgcacaccaatatctctacctgtacatgaccatctgatcatttatcactccagtgttaatctgcaaaattgtaattattcgcctacctcctcatgcctttttgcacacaatgtatatagactcccctttttttctactgtgttattgacttgttaattgtttactccatgtgtaactctgtgttgtctgttcacactgctatgctttatcttggccaggtcgcagttgcaaatgagaacttgttctcaactagcctacctggttaaataaaggtgaaatttaaaaaaataataataaaataaaataatatgaaaTCCATATTATATAGCAATTTATCTTAAAGCTAGGAGGCAGCAAATCCACAGTCTACTGAAGGGAGGTGAGGAAATTAGTAAAATAAGACTGAGGGGCCAGGCAGGCAGTGAGGCAGGCCCTGTGATTATTCATACAGTAATGCCTTCTCAGGCAGTGGGACATAATTACAGCCCTCCAGTACTCTATCATTAAGGTCACATTGCACTTCCCAGGCTAGTTTCTACTACAGCTCAATGCTCCACTGCACTGGTGTACTAAATGTACAGCCAGACTAGCATTTTGTGACATGGACCTTCTAGACAGGTACAAAACCAAAGAAAAATACAGTATTGTCCATTGCCTTCGGGCACTGTCAAGGTGGCTTGTATTTTTATCAGGCTTAAAATACAGGTCACAAATACAGGTCCGTAAACTTAGAGAAATACTAGAGACAGGTAATAAACTGTACACGTCACCCTCCAGGAGGACAACTAAAGAACAGGTCGCTGATTTAAATGACATCCGGGTCTTTGGTTTGGTAAACAGATTCTCACTTATACTCACCAAGATATTCCATCAACTGTTCAGCAGTTATGATCTCCATCATTGGTGGCATCTTCACCTGTAACGGAACCACATACATTACTTAACAAACCAAGCAACATGACTAAAGTTAGTCAGGCCAATAGAACCTGGCTGACAGGCTTCTCCCTCCCCCATGATTATGGTTCACAGTAAATACACCCACACCTGGGAAGTGGAAAGCTGTGTTTAAAGTCACCAGAAGTGCACTGTCAGCGGTTGCACGACTGTCAGCACACAGGCGTTTGAAGCAAAGAATTCTGTTTTCAGTCACTTTCATGTCACCCATTTTCACAGTAGGTAGTGAGGTTTTAGGGAATGTTTCAGACACCTGAGACACAGAGCTGCAGTTTAAGTTGTGAAGACACATACTGAATCAGAATCTCCACTGCCTGCCAACCAACCATCACTGACAGTAATTAAACGTTATCTTTATGATGTAAATGAAACCAGAAGCTTAAAAAGGACTCAATTGGAAGCTCTCAGAGACTACTCATAAGAGAGGGACTGAGCTGCCAAGGCCGCAGCATGGGGAAAATATATACAACTGGGTATATGGTATAATTGGTCAATGTGACCTGTCAACAAACTCGATCATAAAATTACAATAATTAAGTATTAAGAAAAAATAAAGATGAGTGCATATGAGTGGTATAATTTGAACTTTAACTTAAATTCTGCCCAAATGAAAGAATTTATTATAATTTAATATTTATGAATCTTCAACTTTTCATGGTATTCTATATTCTGGCAGGTGACAATAGTTTATTTTACAACTGATCATtcaatttttaatttattttgatAATACATCAGATAGCGTAGTTATGATGACCAGCTTCATAATTACTTCTCTATTAGTAATCTAGTATTGACAAATAATAGATGTGTAAACGTTCCAAATGGCATCATGCACACCACATGTAAACTTGTCTCAGAGGTCTGGTTATGATGTCAGTCATTTACCTTCCATGCCAGCAATAGGACATTCATAATTGCCAGCAATGGGCATGGACCGTTCTCATTCTGGGTAATGATAGGCGTTTTTTCCTCCTTCCATTTGATCCACTTGATGTGGTATATGGACTGGCCAGCGCCCCGGTCCTTGGTGCACGGGATCTTAGTTCCATCAGCCCCATACTCGCTCTGTAGTGTTATTGCCAACACCTTGTCTTCCACCCCTTCACTGTTGAGATAGGAACTGGGACAGGAGTTAAGGTTCGAGAAAGACACAAGTGAGTCGACGCTCCTAGATTCTGCCGCGATGCACGGGTCACTCCCACTCGGCAAACCCTCGCATATGGTTTTGTCAATCGCAACTCCACATTTAACGTTTCCCGTATTTGTTTTGTCCGGACATAGGTGTGTCGGTTTTGCCAGCATCACTAGTTCAACTGACTCACAACCCAACACCTCAGCTTGACCATCTGTAATCCTTGACCCCATCGAGGAGGGCTCGCCATCCGTTTTGTTGTTTACTAACTTTGAGGTGGCACCCTCGCTATTTCCTGTAGCCAGCTGCGTGCCATATCCCATCCCGTTACTCAAATGATCTCCAGATCCAGAGGACAATGTCTCCGACCAACCACTCGATTGAATGTTCTTCTCTTGCACCGGGAGAGACTCGATCATTTTTGCCATATCTAATTTCTCAACACTGGAGATAGCATTACTAGCAGTGCTAGGGGCACTACTGGAGCTAGTAGTACAACTAACCAAAGTACTGCGAGAATGATCACTAATCTTGCACGTATCGGTCGCTACCTTCATTCCGCCAACTGTTTTAATATCGCCAATTTCTCCTGCAATAGTAGCACATAGAGTACTTCCTCCAACATCTCGATGCAGGTTTGCATTTTTCTCCATTTCGATTTACACACTGTCGACAGCTTTTAGCTAGCTTAATTGCAGCTCCAGCTTCAGCCCCACAGACGCCATGACATATCTGCCAGTGACGTCACTGTAGAAGAGCCCACAGAGTTCTGGAAGAAATGCCTCTTCAGGCCAAAGAGAGGCAGTAGAGAATAACGGGAGATTTGAGTGCTGTTTTTCATCATTTGTacattttgtacattttttaaaatccgtTTGCAACAAATTGCACGTGCTTTCTTGTCATGGTTTCCTGTAATTTTACGTTAATATTCATTATCCCCCACGATTAAATCggggaggggactgtggatctgtctcCATCATTTCGTTTATATGTTCATTCATACCTTAATCACATGCGATTTCTCAGAAAGCACTGGGCCGAATTGGACGAAATTTGGGTGAATAATGAGTCTTGCCATAGAGAGCAGGCATTTACAAAATTACTCTGATTGGCCAGATGGTGGTTATTACAAGAGATTGAAAATGCACATTTTGAAGGTCACGCTCCTCATCCCATTTGACCTAGTCATGAAATTCGGTACAATTTGTTGCACTTAAAATGCTACTCTGTTGGCACTGAATGGCCGATCTGCATGAAACTTTATATGTGGCTTTTATGGACAAAGGTCTCTTAATGCAATATTTTCCAGACTAGTACCTAAAACAACATGGTCACTATTGACCAATAAACATTCCCCTGTGCATGGTCTGGCACATAAATGCATATACATAAATCAGTCAAGGATATTCACATTGTAACACAATTTGTTGCACATGTTGCAGACACTGTCAAGACTCAACATATGCAAACACATTCATATCGACTACACAGTGGTGCTACAATGGCACATGTTtatctcttgatctgtttgactcAGAGCGCTGAAATGTGGCACACATGCTCAGGGATGTGAGTCTAGCTAACCCACATGATTTCTCAGACACCACCTGCCCAATTTTGAGATATTTGGGTGAATGATGCGTCTAGCCGTAGAGATCCAGCATTTACAAAATTACTCTGATTGG
This window of the Oncorhynchus tshawytscha isolate Ot180627B linkage group LG12, Otsh_v2.0, whole genome shotgun sequence genome carries:
- the LOC112263715 gene encoding ubiquitin carboxyl-terminal hydrolase MINDY-2 isoform X2 → MEKNANLHRDVGGSTLCATIAGEIGDIKTVGGMKVATDTCKISDHSRSTLVSCTTSSSSAPSTASNAISSVEKLDMAKMIESLPVQEKNIQSSGWSETLSSGSGDHLSNGMGYGTQLATGNSEGATSKLVNNKTDGEPSSMGSRITDGQAEVLGCESVELVMLAKPTHLCPDKTNTGNVKCGVAIDKTICEGLPSGSDPCIAAESRSVDSLVSFSNLNSCPSSYLNSEGVEDKVLAITLQSEYGADGTKIPCTKDRGAGQSIYHIKWIKWKEEKTPIITQNENGPCPLLAIMNVLLLAWKVKMPPMMEIITAEQLMEYLGDYILDAKPKEISEAQRLNYEQNMSDAMAVLHKLQTGLDVNVKFTGVRVFEYTPECIVFDLLDIPLYHGWLVDLQMGDTVKAVGNCSYNQLVEKIISCKQSDSSELAGEGFVAEQFLHSTATQLTYPGLCELTSTVQEGELCVFFRNNHFSTMIKFKGQLYLLVTDQGFLTEEKVVWESLHNVDGDGNFCDSEFRLRPPSDPETVYRGQQDQIDQDYLMALSLQQEQHCQDLQWEQLPEGISDLELAKKLQEEEDRRASQYYQEQEQAAAAQAQPAGGSDEADRAEAAAAAASAAASSTAAGTTPTPGKQPSTGERKPKKEPKDKDKCVLL
- the LOC112263715 gene encoding ubiquitin carboxyl-terminal hydrolase MINDY-2 isoform X1 — protein: MEKNANLHRDVGGSTLCATIAGEIGDIKTVGGMKVATDTCKISDHSRSTLVSCTTSSSSAPSTASNAISSVEKLDMAKMIESLPVQEKNIQSSGWSETLSSGSGDHLSNGMGYGTQLATGNSEGATSKLVNNKTDGEPSSMGSRITDGQAEVLGCESVELVMLAKPTHLCPDKTNTGNVKCGVAIDKTICEGLPSGSDPCIAAESRSVDSLVSFSNLNSCPSSYLNSEGVEDKVLAITLQSEYGADGTKIPCTKDRGAGQSIYHIKWIKWKEEKTPIITQNENGPCPLLAIMNVLLLAWKVKMPPMMEIITAEQLMEYLGDYILDAKPKEISEAQRLNYEQNMSDAMAVLHKLQTGLDVNVKFTGVRVFEYTPECIVFDLLDIPLYHGWLVDLQMGDTVKAVGNCSYNQLVEKIISCKQSDSSELAGEGFVAEQFLHSTATQLTYPGLCELTSTVQEGELCVFFRNNHFSTMIKFKGQLYLLVTDQGFLTEEKVVWESLHNVDGDGNFCDSEFRLRPPSDPETVYRGQQDQIDQDYLMALSLQQEQHCQDLQWEQLPEGISDLELAKKLQEEEDRRASQYYQEQEQAAAAQAQQPAGGSDEADRAEAAAAAASAAASSTAAGTTPTPGKQPSTGERKPKKEPKDKDKCVLL